A window from Fibrobacter sp. UWB11 encodes these proteins:
- a CDS encoding M6 family metalloprotease domain-containing protein yields the protein MKIIQIMLLLLFLAAQSFAIPASNATFPMKQPDGSILVVRQVGDERFNFYETADGYILQKDALGFYAYADENGKSSGVYARNVGERNETEIRYLAGLNQNLIYQKLRENAQIAENFGYEKPKFAKSTIQRLPNYNKSGEVHVLVILAQYQDVKFSSADPKAQFTEYLNKEGYNKYHNTGSVRDYFIKNSNGKFRPIFDVYGPVTLSKTRASYGQIDPTPIREAMNLLDRGGIDMSLYGVYTSVIFAGPSSAGSGISDAVWPHMGSGSNIGNYSCSNEISSHAYAYDNTTTALEGIGVFIHEFSHLLGLNDMYDVNKTSNRESVGYWSVMANGDNLCPSNVDHVTNCAPVLYTAFEKMSMGWLTPEEIKESGSLRLDKIDDNQAYSVTNPNNPDEMYLLEYRSMKGWDAQLPNSGMLIWHIDYDARVWNNNGINADGNHLRADIIEAVPRTSGYGSDSDPFPGWDNVTEFNKFVFYDGYNANIALSGIKESENHEYVTFNVDKNEPFIESSSSSDNPNLVERCIEFKGNVGDVEKYCYKSGLDNMKEGKCYVLNPNHPRSVLFGYFVTDASDGSWWFETPCYEEVSSSSAKSSSSVASSSSVVSSSSIASSSSVASSSSVKSSSSVASSSSVASSSSEVVVSKCIKFVNGKGDYDKNCYNSGLRNMAAGKCYTMNPDRVREGVPQWINDDVNQTWWWVETSCGEVVVSSSSAKSSSSIASSSSVASSSSVKSSSSVASSSSVQSSSSAKSSSSVRSSSSAKSSSSVQSSSSEIVVSKCIAFKNGKGDYDKNCYNSGLRNMAAGKCYTMNPGRVREGVPQWINDDANQTWWWVETSCGEVVVSSSSAKSSSSVQSSSSAKSSSSVRSSSSAKSSSSVQSSSSAKSSSSVQSSSSEIVVSKCIKFVNGKGDYDKNCYNSGLRNMAAGKCYTMNPDRVREGVPQWINEEANQTWWWSVVPCDATVVNKALGRDNGTTAIAAAVETKANIAFFNNTLSIATTSNGAKSVKVFSVRGDMLLSETFSGASMSLDMSRFAGKGAVIVRLAEGRKVLATKRIAVR from the coding sequence ATGAAAATTATTCAGATTATGTTACTATTGTTGTTCTTGGCTGCGCAAAGTTTTGCAATTCCTGCAAGCAACGCCACTTTTCCGATGAAACAGCCTGATGGATCAATTCTTGTGGTTCGTCAAGTTGGCGATGAGCGGTTTAATTTCTATGAAACTGCTGATGGCTACATCTTGCAAAAGGATGCTCTAGGTTTTTATGCCTATGCAGATGAGAATGGTAAATCTTCGGGAGTGTACGCTCGAAATGTGGGCGAACGCAACGAAACCGAGATTCGATACCTTGCAGGTCTTAATCAAAATCTGATTTACCAGAAGTTGCGTGAAAATGCTCAAATTGCAGAAAATTTTGGATATGAAAAACCGAAATTTGCCAAATCTACGATACAGCGGTTACCCAACTACAATAAGAGCGGTGAAGTCCATGTGCTAGTCATTCTGGCGCAATATCAAGATGTGAAGTTTTCAAGCGCTGACCCCAAGGCTCAATTTACTGAGTATCTGAATAAGGAAGGGTATAATAAGTATCATAATACCGGAAGTGTTAGAGATTACTTTATAAAGAACTCGAATGGAAAATTCCGCCCGATTTTTGATGTTTATGGTCCAGTGACGCTTTCTAAAACACGCGCATCTTATGGACAAATTGATCCGACTCCTATACGGGAAGCTATGAATTTGCTCGATCGGGGTGGAATTGATATGTCGTTGTATGGTGTGTATACATCTGTGATTTTTGCAGGTCCGAGTTCGGCTGGTTCGGGCATATCGGATGCTGTTTGGCCTCACATGGGAAGTGGATCTAATATCGGCAACTATTCTTGCTCAAACGAAATTTCTAGTCATGCGTATGCTTACGATAACACAACGACTGCTTTGGAGGGAATCGGCGTTTTTATCCACGAGTTTAGTCATCTTCTTGGCCTGAATGATATGTATGATGTGAATAAGACGAGTAATCGAGAAAGTGTTGGCTATTGGAGCGTTATGGCGAATGGCGATAATCTTTGCCCTAGTAATGTGGACCACGTGACGAATTGTGCGCCTGTGCTTTATACCGCATTCGAAAAAATGTCGATGGGCTGGCTGACTCCTGAGGAAATCAAAGAGAGCGGTTCGTTGCGCTTGGATAAAATAGATGACAATCAAGCATATAGCGTTACTAATCCGAATAATCCAGATGAAATGTATTTGCTTGAATATCGTTCAATGAAAGGTTGGGATGCTCAATTGCCGAATTCGGGGATGTTGATTTGGCATATCGATTATGATGCGAGAGTTTGGAATAATAATGGAATTAATGCTGATGGCAACCATTTGCGTGCTGATATTATTGAAGCTGTTCCCAGAACAAGCGGATATGGCTCAGATAGTGATCCGTTCCCGGGATGGGATAATGTAACGGAATTCAATAAGTTTGTCTTTTATGATGGGTATAATGCGAATATTGCTCTTTCTGGCATCAAAGAGTCCGAAAATCACGAATATGTTACGTTTAATGTCGACAAGAATGAACCATTTATCGAGTCTTCTTCCAGCTCTGACAATCCAAATCTTGTTGAAAGATGTATTGAGTTTAAGGGGAATGTTGGCGACGTTGAAAAATACTGTTATAAGTCCGGTTTGGATAACATGAAAGAGGGAAAGTGCTATGTTTTGAACCCGAATCATCCTCGTAGTGTTTTATTTGGCTATTTTGTTACGGATGCTTCTGATGGAAGCTGGTGGTTTGAAACTCCTTGCTATGAAGAGGTTTCCAGCTCCAGTGCGAAATCCTCCAGCTCTGTTGCTTCTAGCTCCAGTGTTGTATCTTCCAGCTCTATCGCTTCTAGCTCCAGTGTTGCATCCTCTAGCTCTGTCAAATCTAGCTCCAGTGTTGCTTCCTCTAGCTCCGTTGCTTCTAGTTCCAGCGAAGTTGTCGTTTCCAAGTGCATCAAGTTCGTGAACGGCAAGGGTGACTACGACAAGAACTGCTACAATTCTGGCTTGAGGAACATGGCAGCCGGCAAGTGCTATACCATGAATCCGGATCGCGTTCGTGAAGGCGTTCCGCAGTGGATCAACGATGATGTCAACCAAACTTGGTGGTGGGTCGAAACGTCTTGCGGTGAAGTGGTTGTTTCCAGCTCCAGCGCGAAATCCTCCAGCTCTATCGCTTCTAGCTCCAGTGTTGCATCCTCTAGCTCTGTCAAATCTAGCTCCAGTGTTGCTTCCTCCAGCTCTGTTCAATCCAGCTCCAGCGCAAAATCCTCCAGCTCTGTTCGATCCAGTTCCAGCGCGAAATCCTCCAGTTCTGTTCAATCCAGCTCTAGCGAAATTGTCGTTTCCAAGTGCATCGCATTCAAGAACGGCAAGGGTGATTACGACAAGAACTGCTACAATTCTGGCTTGAGGAACATGGCAGCCGGCAAGTGCTATACCATGAATCCGGGTCGCGTTCGTGAAGGCGTTCCGCAGTGGATTAACGATGATGCCAACCAAACTTGGTGGTGGGTCGAAACGTCTTGCGGTGAAGTTGTTGTTTCTAGCTCTAGCGCAAAATCCTCTAGCTCTGTTCAATCCAGCTCCAGCGCGAAATCCTCCAGCTCTGTTCGATCCAGTTCCAGCGCGAAATCCTCCAGTTCTGTTCAATCCAGCTCTAGCGCAAAATCCTCCAGTTCTGTTCAATCAAGCTCTAGCGAAATTGTCGTTTCCAAGTGCATCAAGTTCGTGAACGGCAAGGGTGATTACGATAAGAACTGCTACAATTCTGGCTTGAGGAACATGGCAGCCGGCAAGTGCTATACCATGAATCCGGATCGCGTTCGTGAAGGCGTTCCGCAGTGGATTAACGAAGAAGCCAACCAAACTTGGTGGTGGTCTGTTGTTCCGTGCGATGCCACTGTTGTTAATAAGGCTCTTGGCCGCGACAATGGCACGACTGCTATTGCAGCAGCTGTCGAAACTAAGGCTAACATTGCATTCTTCAACAACACCTTGAGCATTGCAACAACCTCTAACGGTGCTAAGTCTGTTAAGGTGTTCAGTGTTCGTGGCGACATGCTCCTCTCTGAAACGTTCTCCGGCGCTTCTATGAGCCTCGATATGTCTAGGTTTGCGGGCAAGGGTGCTGTAATCGTTCGTCTCGCTGAAGGCCGTAAGGTTCTTGCAACGAAGCGCATTGCAGTTCGCTAA